The sequence CCCGCTATAGAAAGGTTGCAGGGACGGCAGCGGCACGTTTTCAGGCAATAAATCGGACAGCATATCAATGAGAACAAAATGCATGCTCCAGCCCAGGGCACCCCCGATAATGCCGCTGATCAAAGCCAGGGTGACCAGCTGAACACTGAAAATTACCAGTATTTGTTTTGAACTCAGACCGAAGCAGCGCAACAGGGCCGCGGTGTCAAAACGCATTTCGCTAAAGAAGCGTGCGCCCATAGCTAATGCCACCGATGCCAGCAGGATCGCCATTAGGCTGGCGAGCTTGAGATAACTCTGTGCTCGGCTCAACGCTGCGCTGATACTGCGTTGACGTGACTGCAGTGTCAGAATGGTTTGCCCGGGTTTGAGCAGGGCTTCTACCTGCTCTTGCAGCGGGGTTAGATTGCCGTCTGGCACCAAAAACTGGTAATAAAACTCAACCCGGCTACCGGTTTGTATTAAATTGGCTTTATCCAAATCCCCCGTGCTCATCATCAGGCGAGGTACGAAACTATAGAAGTTACCACCCCGGTCCGGTTCGAAGGTCAGCACTTTATCCACTCTCAATACTGCGTCACCGACTTCCACGGTATCGCCCACGTTCACCTCAAGTGCGCTAAGCAGTCGCGCTTCCAGCCACACGCTCCCTGCTGCCGGTCCATGTGTTACCGGAGAATCGTTGGAGTAGGGTTGATCTGCAATTTTTAATTCTGCCTTCAGGGGGTAATGTTCGCTAACCGCTTTGATAGCAGAAAGCTGCAAGGATTCCCCTGCCAATACGACGCTGGAAAACTCCACTGCCAGTGCCGATGTGTTGCGATCCAGCAATGTGTCTAATTCGGGGTCACGCGTCGGGCTGCGTACCACCAGGTCGCCACCCATCAAACTGGAGGCTTGCATGACCATTGCGTTTTCAATGCGCTCGGTGTGGAAGCCGATGGTGCTATGGGTAGTCACCGCGACCAGCAAAGCAACTACCAGCATGCGCAGTTGCCAGGAGTGTCCGTCGCGCTTTAGTAATTTGAAGGCTAAACCGATTAAATTCATGAATTGGACAGGTCCGATTGCAGTTGACCGGCATTCATGGTGATGGTGCGATTGCAGCGCAACGCTAACTTAATATCGTGAGTCACCAGAATCAGCGTGGTGTCTTCGGTGGCGTTTAATTCGAACAATTGATCAGCGATGCTCGCACCGGTTTTAGTATCCAGGTTGCCGGTGGGCTCATCAGCGAACAATATGTCTGGCTTGGCAACGAATGCACGGGCCAAGGCAACTCGTTGCTGCTCACCTCCGGATAATTGGCTGGGGTAATGATGTATACGCTTTTCCAGGCCAACTCGGTATAAGATGTCCTGAGCTTTTGTGTCCGCATTGGGTACATTACCAATTTCCAGGGGTAACATTACGTTTTCCAGTGCGCTCAAGTTGGCGAGTAGTTGAAATGATTGAAACACAAACCCCACGTGAGCCGCCCTGACTTTGGCGCGCTGGTCTTCGTTCATCGTCTCCAGGTTATTACCCATCAGTGCAATCGACCCGGAGCTGGGAACATCCAGTCCCGCCAGTAAACCCAATAATGTGGACTTGCCGGACCCGGACTCCCCGACAATGGCCAAGGATTCCGCTTTATTCACCGAAAGGTTGATGGCATTCAGGATCTGCAATGGCTGTCCGGGCATGGGAACCGATTTACTGACTTCACGGGCTTGCAACACGGAGCCGGAATCGGTAGATGTAGGGGTCGTCATAGATAAAATAGCCGCCTTAAAAAAGTCCAGGGAGTCATCCTACCAAAATGCGAACCTTCTTTTCTTCAATTTGTGCATTAATATTTGCCATGGTTTTGTTCCTCTTTCCGGCCGTGTCCCTATTAGCCGGGCCGGCGGTGCAAGGAAAATTGCTGCTTGTGGGTGATAGCCTGGGGGCGGGATACGGCGTTGAGCCGGGTAAAGAGTGGGCAGCGATATTGCAACAGAAATTTCAACAAGCTGACATGGATATTACCGTTGCGAATGCCAGTATCAGTGGTGATACCACCGCTGGCGGTGCCTCCAGAATCCAGACGTTACTCGAGCGAGAACAGCCGCAATGGGTATTGATCGAGCTGGGCGGAAATGATGGCCTGAGAGGAATGTCTCTTAAGGCCATGGCTGATAACTTACAGATGATGGTCACAGCAGTGAAATCCGCGGCCGCAGAACCCCTGCTTCTGGGGATTAAAGTGCCACCGAATTACGGACGTAAATATGCAGAGCGGTTTGAACAGGTGTTCAGTCGCGTTGCCCAGGAAAACAAGATTCCCTTGCTGCCCTTTTTGCTGGAAGGAGTGGGGGGAGAAGACCGGTTCATGCAGGCTGACAGAATCCATCCCAATGAATTCGCCCAGCCGATTATAGCGGAGCTGGTGTGGCAGTTTTTGCGCCCGCAGCTGACTGCGTCAAAACACTGATGGCGGGTTAATCTCTAGACAGCATTTCTCGCGCGATATGAGTGATTTGGATCTCGTCGGTCCCACCATAGATTTGCAGGATTTTTGCATCACGGGCGAGTTGTTCCACCTGGTACTCAGCCATATACCCGTTTCCGCCGTGAATTTGAACTGCTTCCATCGCCACTTCCACGGCCGTTTGCGCGGCATAGAGTTTCATAGCGGAAGCCTCGGCAAGGGTCATGCTGCGTCCCTTAGCGGAAGTTTCAATGTAGCGGAACACTAGATTCTCCAGGTTAATCCGGGCCACTTCCATTTTCGCCAATTTAGCCTGAATCAGTTGGAATTCACCTATTGGCTTGCCGAATTGCACGCGCTCCTTGGCGTAGCGCACACTTAATTCCAGGCAGCGTTCGGTGATTCCCAGCGCCATCGCTGCGACACCGGATCGCTCAGCCGAGAACGTGTCTTTTACACCACTGCGATAGGAAATTTCTTCCGACTCGCCCAGTAACCGCTCAGGCCCTGCTTTCACATCCTGTAAAAACAACTCCCCCGTGGGTGATGAGTGGATGCCCATTTTTCTAAACGGTTTGCTCTGTACCAAACCCTCCATGCCGGAATCCAGAATAAAGCTCAATACCTTACGTTGCGGGGATTCAACACCGGGTTCATCCAGCTTGCAAATAAAAACAAGGGTGTCGGCATAGGGGCCATTGGTAATAAACGTTTTGTTGCCATTCAGGATATAGCCGCCTTTGCCATCCCGTTTACAGGTGGCTTTCATACTGCCGAACGCGTCTGATCCCGAATTGGGTTCGGTAATAGCCCAGGCACCAATCTTATCCATGGTCAGCAAATCCGCCGCCCAGCGTTCTTTCTGTGCAATAGTGCCACGGGACATGATCGTGCCCGCGGTCAACCCCATACTCACGCCCATCGCAGTCACCATGCCGGGGCAGAAGCGGCATAACTCAATGGCTGGAATCAACCGCATAGCGGTTTCTTCACCGCGCATCATTTCTACCATGGCAGGATCTTTTTCGGATTCGTCAGCCTCACCGGCTTCTTTTGCCTTGGCAATATCCGCTTCGAACCGCTGTCGGGCCATAGCATCAATGCCGAAACTTCTCAGAAACTTGCGCAAAACGTCGTAGGGCGGGGTGTCGCCATGCTCCAGGGTTTCCAGGTTGGGGGCGATTTCTTTCTCTACGAATTGCCTTACGGCGGTGCGCAGCATGCGCTGGGATTCACTCCATTCGATCATCGGAATTCCTGTTTCTAATTATTGCTCATGATTAAACATCAGGTTTGACTGCAGGGTCATTTCTTCGATCGAGCTTAACGAAATGTGAGCACAGGGCAAATGACCAAAATTGCTGATTGCGGGAAGGATTGGGTCACTCTGGTGCGGTTTTTAACGAATTTTCCAGTTGGCCGGCCATCTCATTAAGCTGGTTACTTAAGTGGGAATCCCCGTTTTGTTCCACGTTACGGGACAGCAGGCGCAGTATCTTGACCATCATCGGATCCTGTATACGCCTTGTTTGCGCCTGCTTTACCATCTCCTGAACGGTATCCCAGGCTTCAATTTGACAAAAACTCAACATCAGCTTGAGCAATGTGCTCTCTTCAAGGGGGTGCGCTTTATTCAGCAGGGTATAATCCCGGTACACATCCCGCAGCATATACATGAAGACTTCGTCTCTAGTGGGCGTTGCCAATAGTTCGTGCGCAAATTGATGGAAGGACTTCGATTCCGGTGCCAGCTTTTCCAAAAAATAACGCTGCTCAACAATGGTCGCCTTGCTGGGATATTTAGTCTCCAGAGTGGTGAGTTTGCGCTTCGCGGACTCAAAATTAAATGCCGCCAGTTGCTTTAGAAAATCATCCAGTTCAGTACGGTACTCCAGGTCTTCATCGGGCGCCTGATCCAGATAGTTTTCTTCCACTTGCACCAGGTAGCGGCGAGCTGCCAGCATACCGAGCCCGCCCATCAACAGGCCACCTGCATGCGCTATATAAGCAACACCTGAAGTTGAACCCAGAAATGCGTTATACAGCTCCCAGGCGACCCAGATTGGCAGAATCACCAAGCCTGGTGCAGTAAAGTAACCGAAGTAAAATATCAGGCTGTAAAAAAAGCGGATCTTGCGCATACCGTAAATGGCCGCATACATGCCCATCACCCCTGATATAGAGCCGGAAGCACCCACCAACGGTAAATAGCTGCTCCAATTAAACAGGGTATAACTCAACCCGCCGACAATACCGCAAAGCAAATAACACAAGAGAAAATTAAACGAGCCAATGGCGGCTTCCACCGCGATACCCGTGAGCGCCAAAATAACCAT is a genomic window of Ketobacter sp. MCCC 1A13808 containing:
- a CDS encoding ABC transporter ATP-binding protein is translated as MTTPTSTDSGSVLQAREVSKSVPMPGQPLQILNAINLSVNKAESLAIVGESGSGKSTLLGLLAGLDVPSSGSIALMGNNLETMNEDQRAKVRAAHVGFVFQSFQLLANLSALENVMLPLEIGNVPNADTKAQDILYRVGLEKRIHHYPSQLSGGEQQRVALARAFVAKPDILFADEPTGNLDTKTGASIADQLFELNATEDTTLILVTHDIKLALRCNRTITMNAGQLQSDLSNS
- a CDS encoding arylesterase codes for the protein MRTFFSSICALIFAMVLFLFPAVSLLAGPAVQGKLLLVGDSLGAGYGVEPGKEWAAILQQKFQQADMDITVANASISGDTTAGGASRIQTLLEREQPQWVLIELGGNDGLRGMSLKAMADNLQMMVTAVKSAAAEPLLLGIKVPPNYGRKYAERFEQVFSRVAQENKIPLLPFLLEGVGGEDRFMQADRIHPNEFAQPIIAELVWQFLRPQLTASKH
- a CDS encoding acyl-CoA dehydrogenase family protein — its product is MIEWSESQRMLRTAVRQFVEKEIAPNLETLEHGDTPPYDVLRKFLRSFGIDAMARQRFEADIAKAKEAGEADESEKDPAMVEMMRGEETAMRLIPAIELCRFCPGMVTAMGVSMGLTAGTIMSRGTIAQKERWAADLLTMDKIGAWAITEPNSGSDAFGSMKATCKRDGKGGYILNGNKTFITNGPYADTLVFICKLDEPGVESPQRKVLSFILDSGMEGLVQSKPFRKMGIHSSPTGELFLQDVKAGPERLLGESEEISYRSGVKDTFSAERSGVAAMALGITERCLELSVRYAKERVQFGKPIGEFQLIQAKLAKMEVARINLENLVFRYIETSAKGRSMTLAEASAMKLYAAQTAVEVAMEAVQIHGGNGYMAEYQVEQLARDAKILQIYGGTDEIQITHIAREMLSRD
- a CDS encoding rhomboid family intramembrane serine protease is translated as MLIIPAERGIDWRRAPVVTAAMIALCCIVFFGWQWSDSARMQRAAEYYYENQLLQLELPIFLSHLSQTRRKDLSTELESIDPQEDAVTLIYTILSDPSFTHVLQKTDEEFWGDDVFADWRRKRRQVNELLDQISSFKLGLIPQASRPITYLTYQFMHGDTMHLIGNMVILALTGIAVEAAIGSFNFLLCYLLCGIVGGLSYTLFNWSSYLPLVGASGSISGVMGMYAAIYGMRKIRFFYSLIFYFGYFTAPGLVILPIWVAWELYNAFLGSTSGVAYIAHAGGLLMGGLGMLAARRYLVQVEENYLDQAPDEDLEYRTELDDFLKQLAAFNFESAKRKLTTLETKYPSKATIVEQRYFLEKLAPESKSFHQFAHELLATPTRDEVFMYMLRDVYRDYTLLNKAHPLEESTLLKLMLSFCQIEAWDTVQEMVKQAQTRRIQDPMMVKILRLLSRNVEQNGDSHLSNQLNEMAGQLENSLKTAPE